ATCGAGTCGGAGCAGGTCGGCGAGCTGGACGACGAGCTGGCCAAGGCCGGCCGGGTGGACTGACGGGTCGACCGTGCTGCGGGTGATGACCTGGAACATCAGGACCGGCGGTCGGGACCGGGGCGGTCCCGACCGGCTGGGCCTGGTGACCGGCGTGATCGCCGCCGAGCGTCCGGACCTGCTGGCGTTGCAGGAGCTGCGCGACTTCGACCGGGGCGGGCTGCTCGCCGACGTCGCGGGCCGGGTGGGGATGCGTCCCCACCTGGCCCGCTCCTGCTTCGGGCAGCCCGTCGCCGTGCTGGTCCGCCCACCGCTGCGGGTACGCCGTGCCGGCCCGGTGCGCCGCCCCTTCCACCACGCCGCCGCCCGCGTCGTCGTGGACACCTCGGCCGGGCCGCTGACCGTGTTCAGCGCCCACCTGAGCCCGTACTCCGGCGGCCGGCGGCGGATGGAGGCCGACTGGCTCGCGGCGGCCGTCCGGCGTGCCGCCGGGGAGCTGACGCTGCTCGCCGGTGACCTCAACACCCTCGACCCGACCGTCGACCACACCGCCCGGCTGGCCGGGCTGCCGGCCCTCTACCGCCGCCGGCACCTGCGCCGCGACGGCCGTACCGTCGACACCCGCGCGGTGTCCCGGCTGCTGGCGGCCGGCCTGGTCGACCTCTGGCCGCTGCGGGCCGAGGACGACGCCGACGGGCTGACCGTGCCGACCCGGCACGGCGGGGCCGAGTTCGCCGGGATGCGGCTGGACTACCTGCTCGCCGGCGCGCGGCTCGCCGCCTGCGCCCGGCGGGTGCGGGTGGTGCGGGGCGGGGACGCCGACCACGCCTCCGACCACTACCCGGTCGTCGCGGAGCTGGAGCTGGAGCCGGCCTGACCGGTCGTCGCCGACCACCGCCAGGGCTCACCGTGCATCCACGGCGCCGGCCCACCGTCGCCGATCGCGCTTTCGCGCCGCTGGTCACCACGTCGATCGTGTCACTGCGGCGTCTGCCCGCCGGCGTCGCGACCCGAGCCAAGGCTGCCCCCCGAACCGTGCAACCGATCCCGCCCCGGCGGCATCTCTACGGTGACAGGACCGGCAACCCGGGGAGGGGCCGATGCGGGCGAGGCGGAACCAGGAGTTCGATCCGGCACGGCGATCGTTCCGGGTGAGCTGGTTGCCGGAAGGGCTGATCGACCGGACGTGGTCGGGTGGGCGGGACGCGCACAGCCTGGTCGCCGTCGCGCCGCCGCGTCGGTCGCCCGGTCCGGTGCGAGGGACGGCGGTGGGCGAACCGATGGTCGGCAGGCCGGTGGTCACCGTACGGCTCGGCACCGGTGCCGAGGAGGTGTCGATCCGGTGGCGGGCCCGCCGGCCGGCTCGGGTGCACGGCCTGCCGGCCGTTCTGCGGTCCAGTGCGGACGGCCGGCACAGCGCGCTCTGCTGGGAGCACGTCCCCGGCGTCGGGGTGAGGGTCATGGCCACCGGGCTGCCCGCCGCCGACGTCGCGCTGCTCCGGGTCGCCGAAGGGCTGGTGTGGACGGACGAGCCGGTCCGGGTGCCGCTCCGACCCGTCCCGCCACCGCTGGACGCGCCGCTGCACCGCACGCTGATCGAGCGACGCGACGGGCGGTGGCACCGGGTCCTGTTCAGCCACCGCGTCCCCGGCTCGGCGCTGCCGTACGAGGACCTGACCGTCGGAGTGGTCCGGGACGACGGCCCGCCGGGCGCGGACACCACCACGGTCGCCGGCCGGGTGGCCCGAGCGGCGAGCGGGCTCGGGGCGTTCCGGGTGGGCGGTGCGGGGTGGGGCGTCGCCGCCGAGGTCGTGGCCGTCACCTTCCGGGGGCTGGCCGCGCTGGGCGGCCCCGACGGGGCGTTGGCCCTCGCCGCCGCCGTCCGGCTGGTCGACGACCACGAGGACGAGTCCGGCTGGTCGTCGGTACGCGGTGTGCAACCGTTCCCGCCGCGCACGCATCCGTAGGGTGAGGGCGCCGGCAGCCGGAACGGGGAGTGGTCGATGCATGCCGCGGATCGGCAGGAGTACGTCGAGTTCGTCACGGCGGTGACCCCGAAGCTGCGGCGGACGGCGTACCTGCTGACCGGTGACGCGCACCGCGCCGACGACGTGGTGCAGCAGACCCTGACCCGGCTGTACGTGAAGTGGGGCCGTGCGCGGGGCGCCGACGACGTCGGGGCGTACGTGCACCGGATGCTGGTCAACGCGTTCCGGCAGGAGCGCCGCTCCCGCTGGTTCGGCGTGCAGCTGTTCGACCGGGCGCCGGAGCCCACACCCCGCGGTGGGCCACCGCCGGGCCCCGGTGAATCCGTGGTGGACGCGGTGGCGGTGCGCGCCGCGCTGGCGGAGGTGCCGCCGGGCCAGCGGGTGGTGCTGGTGCTGCGGTTCTACGCCGATCTGAGCGTCGAGCAGACCGCAGAAGTGCTCGGCTGTTCGACCGGCAACGTCAAGAGCCAGACCGCGCGCGGGCTGGCCGCGCTGCGCCGACGGTTGCCGCTGGACGACGTGACGGAGGTGAACAGGTGAGCGGGCACGAGGAACGGCTGGTCCGTACCCTGCTGGCCCGGGCGGTCGAGGACCTGCCGCCCGGCAACGTGCCGGCGGAGACGCCGCTGGTCGCGGGTGAGCGGGTCGTCCGGCGTCGCCGGCTCGCCGCGGCGTCCGTCGCGGCGGTCACGGTCGTGGCGCTGCTCGGCCTTTCCGCCCTGCTGGGGGTACGTTCGGCGACCACCCCGGCCGACGGGGAGGGCATGCCGACGGCGCGCGACTTCACTCCGGCGCGGCGGCTCTTCCGCCTGGACTGGCTGCCGGAAGGGCTGTCCGACCGGACGTACTCCGCGCAGCACGGGCGGCACTGGCTGACCGCCCTCGCAACCGACGGAGGTGACCGGCGAGGGATCACTCGGGTGAGCCGGGGGGTGAGCGTCCAGGTCGGTGCTCCTGGCGTGGACCTTTTCCAGGACCCGCAGTTGCAGACGGTGCCCAGCGGACCGCCGTCGGCCGAGGCCCTGTCGTCGCTTGTCGCACCCGGCTCTCCGGTGGCGGACGTGCGAGGCGCCCCGGCCTACCTGGACCTCAGTGGCGACGCGGCGCGGTTGTCCTGGCGGTACGCCCCCGGTGGCTGGGCGACCATCACGTCGTCGAAGTTGCCACAGCCGGCCGAGAACCTGCGGCGCATCGCCGAGGGGCTGGTGTGGGACGTACGGCCGTTCACCGCGCCCTTCCTGCCTGTGTCGCCGCCGGCCGGTGCGGAGATCGATCGTGCCGTGGTCGCCTGGTGGGAAGGTCGGTGGGAGGCGGTGCAGGTGGGTTACCGGGCTCGCGGCTCGTCCACCCGGCACGAGGACCTGACGGTCGGGGTGCTGCGGGACACCGTCGGGGACACGGGACGTACCACGGTGGACGGGCGGCCCGCCTGGGTGGCCGCGGCGGCCGGCGACATCGGTGCGTACCGGGTGGGTCAGGTGCCGGGAGTGTGCTCGACCTGCACGGCGCAGGTCACGGCGCTGACCCGTGCCGGCGGTGCCGCGCTGGGCGGGCGGGACGGCGCACTGGCACTGGCCGCCCGGGTTCGCCTGGTCGACGCCCCCGACGACGAAGCCGCCTGGCGGCCATTGTGACGCGGACCTGAGGAACGGTCAGAGCACGAGGTTGAGCAGGACGGTCAGCACCACCGAGGCGAGGACCGAGAAGAGGATCATCAGGAGGCAGCCGAGGCCACCACCGGCGGGCCGGATCTCCGTGTTGCCGATGCGCATGGGGTCACCTTGTCAGGGTCGGGGCG
This genomic interval from Micromonospora coxensis contains the following:
- a CDS encoding endonuclease/exonuclease/phosphatase family protein yields the protein MLRVMTWNIRTGGRDRGGPDRLGLVTGVIAAERPDLLALQELRDFDRGGLLADVAGRVGMRPHLARSCFGQPVAVLVRPPLRVRRAGPVRRPFHHAAARVVVDTSAGPLTVFSAHLSPYSGGRRRMEADWLAAAVRRAAGELTLLAGDLNTLDPTVDHTARLAGLPALYRRRHLRRDGRTVDTRAVSRLLAAGLVDLWPLRAEDDADGLTVPTRHGGAEFAGMRLDYLLAGARLAACARRVRVVRGGDADHASDHYPVVAELELEPA
- a CDS encoding SigE family RNA polymerase sigma factor is translated as MHAADRQEYVEFVTAVTPKLRRTAYLLTGDAHRADDVVQQTLTRLYVKWGRARGADDVGAYVHRMLVNAFRQERRSRWFGVQLFDRAPEPTPRGGPPPGPGESVVDAVAVRAALAEVPPGQRVVLVLRFYADLSVEQTAEVLGCSTGNVKSQTARGLAALRRRLPLDDVTEVNR